The following proteins come from a genomic window of Candidatus Kuenenbacteria bacterium:
- a CDS encoding glycosyltransferase family 4 protein — translation MKICLINNLYPPYNRGGAERVVENQAQEFVTAGHEVFIITSRPIQDRSQAGSEKIKVYRFFPPNIISYYHLQKLPFPLRAPWRLFDTFNFHSYFKIKKILQTEKPDIVYAHNLTGLGLLIPRLIKKLKIKYTQTMHDVVGIRPSGLLLYGQEKENIFIKFWTSLNRWLYSSPDKVIFPSVWLKKYYEGHKFFPHGPKEAAQNFYLPSANLLLNKKLKSPDKVTFLYIGQIESHKGILFLIQTLNELLVTSYELLILGSGSQLESAKDLAKSNSQIKFLGYQPKEKIQEYLKQADYTIVPSLCYEASPTVIFESLAVGVPVIASNLGGIPELIRVGEKGYLFEPGNKKQLLEIIEDIYATNQNAKN, via the coding sequence ATGAAAATTTGCCTCATCAATAATCTCTACCCACCCTACAATCGCGGTGGCGCTGAGCGGGTAGTAGAAAACCAAGCCCAAGAATTTGTGACCGCTGGCCATGAGGTTTTTATTATTACCTCGAGGCCGATACAAGACCGCTCTCAAGCAGGCTCAGAAAAAATTAAAGTCTATCGCTTTTTTCCTCCCAATATCATTTCCTATTACCACCTGCAAAAATTACCCTTTCCGCTCCGCGCCCCGTGGCGTCTCTTTGACACTTTTAATTTTCACTCCTATTTTAAAATCAAAAAAATATTGCAAACAGAAAAGCCAGATATTGTCTATGCCCACAACCTAACAGGCCTTGGTCTTCTTATTCCGCGTTTAATTAAAAAATTGAAAATAAAATATACTCAAACCATGCATGATGTGGTCGGTATCCGCCCGAGCGGCCTTTTGCTTTATGGTCAGGAAAAAGAAAATATTTTTATCAAATTTTGGACCAGCTTGAATCGCTGGCTGTATAGCTCTCCAGACAAGGTTATCTTTCCGTCAGTATGGCTAAAAAAATATTATGAAGGGCATAAATTCTTCCCGCATGGCCCAAAAGAGGCTGCACAGAATTTCTACTTGCCATCAGCCAATCTATTGTTGAATAAGAAATTAAAATCCCCAGACAAAGTCACTTTTCTTTACATCGGTCAAATCGAAAGCCACAAGGGCATTCTATTTTTAATCCAAACCCTAAACGAGTTACTAGTTACTAGTTATGAGTTACTCATTCTGGGTTCTGGCTCCCAGCTTGAATCAGCCAAAGACCTAGCCAAAAGTAATTCACAGATCAAATTCCTCGGTTATCAGCCCAAAGAAAAGATTCAAGAATATTTAAAACAAGCCGACTACACCATTGTCCCGTCTCTATGTTATGAGGCCTCACCTACTGTTATTTTTGAGAGCTTGGCTGTTGGTGTGCCTGTTATCGCTTCAAATCTCGGCGGCATCCCCGAATTAATCAGGGTAGGGGAGAAGGGTTATTTGTTTGAGCCGGGTAATAAAAAGCAGTTGTTAGAAATTATTGAAGATATTTATGCCACAAACCAAAATGCAAAAAATTAA
- a CDS encoding NUDIX hydrolase: MAKEHEKFWITQAGVIIRDNKCLVLELTKPAGFWDIPGGRVDIGEADNSEAAFRREIKEELGVEDFRIIDLVAHDIWCASEGNTPVCALIFLIDNLDTYNFQLSHEHAQYKWVSEEEIKDEFLWPGAIKMLKKAFARYRELKK, from the coding sequence ATGGCCAAAGAACATGAAAAATTTTGGATCACCCAGGCCGGTGTTATTATCAGAGATAATAAATGCCTAGTTTTGGAACTAACCAAACCGGCTGGTTTTTGGGATATTCCCGGTGGCCGCGTTGATATTGGCGAAGCAGATAATAGCGAAGCTGCTTTCCGTCGGGAAATAAAAGAGGAGTTAGGCGTTGAGGATTTTAGAATTATCGACTTAGTCGCTCATGATATTTGGTGCGCCAGCGAGGGTAATACCCCAGTTTGCGCCCTAATATTTTTGATTGATAATCTTGATACTTATAATTTCCAATTAAGTCACGAACACGCTCAATATAAATGGGTCAGCGAAGAGGAGATCAAGGACGAATTCCTTTGGCCCGGAGCGATTAAAATGCTGAAAAAAGCCTTTGCCCGTTATAGAGAATTAAAAAAATAA
- a CDS encoding methionine--tRNA ligase, translated as MKFYITTTLPYVNAEPHIGFALEIVQADAIARWRAQNGDEVFFNTGTDEHGLKIYRKALELGVDPQKYCDEYAVKFDSLKSALNLSYNSFIRTTDEHHLKAAQDFWRLCEKNGDIYKKNYQVKYCVGCELEKTESELENGKCPIHPNLELELIDEENYFFRFSKYQKPLLDLYEKNPNFVVPAHRLKEIKSFIESGPEDFSVSRLKEKMSWGIPVPGDESQVMYVWFDALINYISCLGWPKDEKRFQDFWPGVQVAGKDNLRQQTAMWQAMLLSAGLPPSKQVMIHGFITAGGEKMSKSLGNVVNPFDLVEKYGTDAVRYYLLAKLPPFEDGDYTEEKFKEAYTADLCNGLGNLVSRVSNLIEKNNLSLKLYTDSDDEIKKSFDQKLSAYKFNEVLEILWSKLRACDETITKTEPWKIKDKEELKKILEPIAQDILDVAILLQSFLPNTAEKIIRTFTTEKIVKSEILFPRV; from the coding sequence ATGAAATTTTATATCACCACAACTTTACCTTATGTCAATGCCGAGCCACATATCGGCTTTGCTTTGGAAATTGTGCAAGCTGACGCCATCGCCCGTTGGCGCGCTCAAAATGGCGACGAGGTGTTCTTTAATACCGGCACCGACGAGCATGGGCTGAAAATTTATCGCAAAGCTCTAGAGCTCGGAGTTGACCCGCAAAAATACTGCGACGAATATGCCGTCAAATTTGACAGCTTAAAAAGCGCTCTAAACTTGAGCTACAACAGTTTTATTCGTACTACTGACGAGCACCATCTCAAGGCCGCTCAGGATTTTTGGCGTCTTTGTGAAAAAAATGGTGATATTTATAAGAAAAATTATCAAGTCAAATATTGTGTTGGTTGCGAACTGGAAAAGACAGAATCAGAACTAGAAAACGGTAAATGCCCCATCCATCCCAATTTAGAATTAGAATTAATTGACGAGGAAAATTATTTTTTCCGTTTTTCCAAATATCAAAAACCACTTCTAGATTTGTATGAAAAAAATCCTAATTTTGTCGTACCCGCTCACCGCCTCAAAGAAATAAAAAGCTTTATTGAATCAGGCCCGGAAGATTTTAGTGTTTCCCGGCTCAAAGAAAAAATGTCTTGGGGTATCCCAGTACCCGGTGACGAGAGTCAAGTGATGTATGTCTGGTTTGATGCGCTGATTAATTATATTTCTTGTCTTGGCTGGCCCAAAGACGAAAAAAGATTCCAAGATTTTTGGCCAGGTGTTCAGGTCGCCGGCAAGGATAATCTGCGCCAGCAAACGGCTATGTGGCAGGCCATGCTTTTGTCCGCCGGTTTGCCGCCCTCCAAACAGGTGATGATTCACGGGTTTATTACGGCCGGTGGTGAAAAAATGAGCAAATCTCTCGGCAATGTCGTCAACCCTTTTGACTTGGTAGAAAAGTATGGTACTGATGCCGTGCGCTATTATCTGCTCGCCAAATTGCCACCCTTTGAAGATGGCGATTATACTGAAGAAAAATTTAAAGAAGCCTACACTGCTGATCTGTGCAACGGCCTTGGCAATCTAGTTTCTCGTGTTTCCAACCTGATTGAGAAAAATAATTTATCACTCAAATTATATACCGATAGTGATGATGAAATAAAAAAGAGCTTTGATCAAAAATTATCCGCCTATAAATTCAACGAGGTCTTGGAAATTCTCTGGAGCAAACTGCGCGCTTGCGACGAAACCATCACCAAAACAGAACCCTGGAAAATAAAAGACAAAGAAGAGTTGAAGAAAATATTAGAACCAATTGCCCAAGATATTTTAGATGTAGCGATTTTACTCCAATCATTTTTGCCAAATACTGCAGAAAAGATTATTCGAACGTTTACTACCGAGAAAATTGTGAAAAGTGAAATTTTGTTTCCTAGAGTTTAA
- a CDS encoding NUDIX domain-containing protein yields the protein MLEERFKITPASYLFLINDKNELLLGLRQNTGYRDGQHEVPAGHIEAGESFVDCIVREAKEEANVEIKTEDLKIAHILHRLKSDEEEPDKNLRQRLDVFYIAKKWSGEINNNESSKCAYWRWFPLDKLPDNIFPYVKFALEQYQRGVMLSEIGFKN from the coding sequence ATGCTTGAAGAACGTTTTAAAATCACCCCGGCTTCATATTTATTTCTCATCAATGATAAAAATGAATTGCTTTTAGGTTTGCGACAGAATACCGGCTATCGCGATGGACAACATGAGGTGCCCGCCGGTCACATTGAGGCAGGGGAATCTTTTGTTGATTGCATTGTCAGAGAGGCCAAAGAGGAAGCTAATGTAGAAATAAAAACGGAAGACCTAAAAATCGCTCATATTTTACATCGACTAAAGAGCGATGAAGAAGAGCCGGATAAAAACCTTCGTCAACGCCTAGATGTATTTTATATTGCCAAAAAGTGGTCTGGCGAAATCAACAATAATGAATCCAGCAAATGCGCTTATTGGCGCTGGTTTCCCCTAGATAAATTGCCCGACAATATTTTCCCTTATGTTAAATTCGCCCTAGAACAATATCAAAGAGGCGTCATGCTCAGCGAAATAGGGTTTAAAAATTAA
- a CDS encoding CvpA family protein: MLVIDIILLIIILGFIINGWQLGLIKTLGALIGILVGVVLAGHFFNELAVLLTPVFGGRENLANIISFLAIFLIVNGLVAMGIWLLKGTLKLLSFVPFVKLVDHIGGAVVGLVCGVFVLGILIVVVYKYPVINFLTVYLEQSKIVPFIVKGSSVVMPLLPEAVKQVKDVLKV; encoded by the coding sequence ATGCTCGTCATCGACATTATTTTGCTCATTATAATTCTGGGTTTTATTATCAACGGCTGGCAATTGGGTCTTATCAAAACCCTTGGCGCTTTGATTGGCATTCTGGTTGGTGTGGTTTTGGCTGGCCATTTTTTCAATGAGCTAGCCGTACTCCTCACTCCGGTTTTTGGCGGTCGCGAAAATCTCGCCAATATTATCAGCTTTTTGGCGATATTTTTGATCGTCAATGGTCTCGTTGCCATGGGCATCTGGCTTCTCAAGGGCACACTCAAGCTTCTTTCTTTTGTGCCATTTGTCAAACTAGTTGATCATATTGGTGGTGCGGTTGTCGGCCTTGTTTGCGGGGTTTTTGTCCTAGGGATTTTAATTGTGGTTGTTTATAAATATCCGGTTATCAATTTTCTGACCGTTTATTTGGAACAATCAAAAATTGTGCCGTTTATAGTCAAAGGCTCATCGGTTGTTATGCCCCTTTTGCCTGAAGCAGTCAAGCAAGTAAAAGATGTCCTAAAGGTTTAA
- a CDS encoding TatD family hydrolase has translation MPFLIDSHAHVNFNAFKDDGEEIIRRSLTKGIWMVNVGSQHDTSKRALEIANQYDEGVYAAIGLHPIHLSHTEVDEEEIHFQTREEQFDENKYQALIDADKNHKIVAVGEIGLDYFHIPAEMTLEEVRNRQAPDFIKQLHFAAKNNLPVIIHCRDSERGKFDAYRDTLDILKAEIKNGLQLRGIKHSFDGDLKIAEEFFQLGFYISFTGVITFGKNAEDLRQLVKALPLDKILVETDCPYLAPAPHRGERNEPSFVEFTAQKIAELKNISLDKVAETTMENTKDLFKF, from the coding sequence ATGCCCTTTCTTATTGACAGCCACGCCCATGTGAATTTCAACGCTTTCAAAGACGACGGAGAAGAAATTATCCGTCGTTCTTTGACTAAAGGTATCTGGATGGTCAATGTCGGTTCACAGCATGATACCTCCAAACGCGCTTTGGAAATTGCCAATCAATATGACGAGGGCGTTTATGCCGCTATTGGGCTACACCCGATTCATTTATCGCACACCGAAGTTGACGAAGAAGAAATTCATTTTCAGACCCGTGAGGAACAGTTTGATGAAAATAAATATCAAGCTCTAATTGACGCTGACAAAAATCATAAAATCGTGGCCGTAGGGGAGATTGGCCTTGATTATTTTCATATTCCGGCAGAGATGACCCTGGAAGAAGTGAGAAATCGTCAAGCACCAGATTTTATCAAACAGCTACATTTTGCCGCCAAAAATAATCTGCCAGTGATTATCCACTGCCGCGATTCTGAGCGTGGCAAATTTGACGCTTATCGAGATACTTTGGACATCCTGAAAGCAGAAATAAAAAATGGTTTGCAACTACGGGGCATCAAGCACAGCTTTGACGGCGATCTAAAGATTGCCGAAGAGTTTTTTCAATTGGGATTTTACATCAGCTTTACCGGCGTGATTACTTTTGGCAAAAATGCTGAAGATTTGCGCCAGCTAGTCAAAGCTTTACCCTTAGATAAAATATTAGTAGAAACCGATTGCCCCTATTTGGCTCCGGCCCCCCATCGCGGCGAGCGCAATGAACCAAGTTTTGTCGAATTTACCGCCCAAAAAATCGCGGAATTAAAAAATATTTCTTTGGATAAGGTTGCTGAAACTACTATGGAAAATACAAAAGATTTATTTAAATTTTAG
- a CDS encoding undecaprenyl/decaprenyl-phosphate alpha-N-acetylglucosaminyl 1-phosphate transferase: MLRYFLPPILAFIASLLLTRKVRQLALRYNIVDAPTEERKIQKGHVPLLGGLAVYFSFLITLLICWGGGLLSDGKISISKILGIILGGLIICIVGFLDDRYNLKTKSFFGPLLAALVAVGLGITIGYITNPFLAGTGPYGRALFYFGGIIGPLASFFWLLGMMYTTKFLDGLDGLVSGIGAIGSIILFIVSLFWDVPQSSTSILCLALAGSCLGFLVYNWHPASIFLGESGSVFIGFMLGILSIISGGKIATALLIMGIPILDVIWVIFRRIFKERKSPFSGDRKHLHFRLLDAGFSHRKVVLFLYLITLIFGTSSLFLQSQNKVTALGILIIFMLILAITLIRFNKTKIKS, translated from the coding sequence ATGCTCCGCTACTTTCTCCCTCCAATTTTAGCTTTTATCGCCTCACTACTGCTCACCAGAAAAGTCCGTCAGTTGGCTTTGCGATACAATATCGTTGATGCTCCGACCGAAGAGCGCAAAATCCAAAAAGGGCACGTACCACTGCTTGGCGGCTTGGCAGTTTATTTTTCCTTTCTAATTACTCTTTTAATTTGTTGGGGTGGGGGATTGCTATCTGATGGCAAAATTTCTATTAGCAAAATTTTGGGTATTATTCTCGGTGGATTAATTATTTGTATTGTTGGTTTTCTGGATGATCGCTACAATCTCAAAACCAAATCATTCTTTGGCCCACTTTTGGCAGCTCTTGTTGCAGTCGGCCTTGGCATTACCATCGGCTATATTACCAATCCATTTTTGGCTGGTACTGGTCCCTATGGTCGTGCTTTGTTCTATTTTGGGGGAATTATTGGCCCTCTGGCGAGTTTTTTCTGGCTTTTGGGCATGATGTATACTACCAAATTTTTAGATGGTCTAGACGGGCTTGTTTCTGGCATTGGCGCCATTGGCTCGATCATTCTTTTTATCGTTTCTCTTTTTTGGGATGTGCCCCAAAGCAGCACCTCTATTCTCTGTTTGGCCTTGGCTGGCAGCTGCCTTGGCTTTTTGGTTTACAATTGGCATCCGGCTTCAATTTTTCTCGGAGAATCCGGCTCTGTTTTTATTGGTTTTATGTTGGGCATCCTCTCTATTATCTCTGGTGGCAAAATCGCTACCGCGCTTTTGATCATGGGCATCCCTATTCTGGATGTCATCTGGGTGATTTTCCGCCGCATTTTCAAAGAACGTAAAAGCCCTTTTTCCGGCGACCGCAAACATCTGCATTTCCGCCTACTCGATGCCGGCTTTTCACACCGCAAGGTAGTTTTATTTTTATATCTAATTACCCTTATTTTTGGTACCTCGTCTCTTTTTCTCCAAAGTCAAAACAAAGTTACTGCTCTTGGCATCCTGATTATTTTCATGCTAATATTGGCAATCACATTGATACGCTTTAATAAAACAAAAATCAAATCTTAA
- a CDS encoding UMP kinase, with product MPSKKVILKLSGELFCSGTNPIDIDKTFALAKEIIKIKKDYQLGVVFGGGNIFRGRQMTGKKITNQAGWHFVGMSATMVNALALKAAFDELKMPARIISAFDPEKTKKFSNQEILIFAGGTGVPFVTTDSAAVKYALEYRADLILKGTKVSGVYSADPQKNKQAKKFDHLSHKEYSRLKDTAIFDKKAVALAGEHKLPIYVFKWDKGTLAKAVKLQANGTLIL from the coding sequence ATGCCTAGTAAAAAGGTTATTTTAAAATTATCCGGTGAGCTTTTCTGTTCTGGTACCAATCCGATTGATATTGATAAAACATTTGCTTTGGCCAAAGAAATTATTAAAATAAAAAAAGATTATCAGTTGGGCGTAGTCTTTGGCGGGGGCAATATTTTTCGCGGCCGGCAGATGACTGGCAAAAAAATCACCAATCAGGCTGGTTGGCACTTTGTCGGTATGTCGGCCACTATGGTCAATGCCTTGGCACTCAAAGCCGCTTTTGATGAACTAAAAATGCCAGCCAGAATTATTTCCGCCTTTGACCCAGAGAAAACTAAAAAATTTTCCAATCAAGAAATTCTGATTTTTGCCGGTGGCACTGGAGTGCCATTTGTCACCACTGACTCGGCCGCGGTCAAGTATGCACTGGAATACCGGGCTGATTTAATTTTAAAGGGCACCAAAGTTTCCGGCGTTTACAGCGCCGATCCTCAAAAAAACAAACAGGCCAAAAAATTTGACCACCTTAGCCACAAAGAATATTCCCGCCTGAAAGACACCGCCATTTTTGACAAAAAAGCAGTGGCTCTCGCTGGCGAGCACAAATTACCGATTTATGTTTTCAAGTGGGACAAAGGAACATTGGCAAAAGCGGTGAAATTACAGGCCAATGGGACATTAATTTTATAA
- the gap gene encoding type I glyceraldehyde-3-phosphate dehydrogenase, giving the protein MKKIAINGFGRIGRAAFKVALAQKNIKVVAINDLTDNKTLAHLLKYDTVYGEYDKKVSYTEKELIIDKQKILSFAEKDPSKLPWKKLGVDVVLECTGIFRDPASAGLHLKAGAKRVIISAPPKSDDEVKNIVLGVNFKDYKAKTDKIISNASCTTNCMAPVAKVLHDNFGIIKAMANTIHSYTADQNLVDGPHKDLRRARTAAQNIVPTSTGSAIAVAKVIPALQGKMTSVAYRVPTPCVSMIEFVAQIEKPATVEQINNAFISAAKKELLDILMVTSDELVSSDFIGNPYSAIVDMKLTESLAGNLVKVVAWYDNEWGYSNRLVELAESM; this is encoded by the coding sequence ATGAAAAAAATCGCCATCAATGGCTTTGGCCGTATCGGCCGGGCTGCCTTCAAGGTTGCTTTGGCACAAAAAAATATCAAGGTTGTCGCTATCAATGATTTGACTGATAATAAAACTCTGGCCCATCTTTTGAAATACGACACAGTTTATGGTGAATATGACAAGAAAGTGAGCTATACAGAAAAAGAATTAATTATTGATAAACAAAAAATACTATCATTCGCCGAAAAAGACCCGAGCAAATTGCCTTGGAAAAAACTCGGCGTCGACGTTGTTTTGGAATGCACGGGCATTTTCCGTGATCCTGCGAGTGCCGGGCTGCATCTCAAAGCTGGCGCCAAGCGAGTGATTATTTCTGCACCACCCAAAAGTGATGATGAAGTGAAAAATATTGTGCTCGGTGTCAATTTCAAAGATTACAAAGCTAAAACCGACAAAATTATTTCCAATGCCTCCTGCACCACCAATTGTATGGCTCCGGTGGCCAAGGTTTTGCATGATAACTTCGGCATTATTAAGGCTATGGCCAATACTATTCACTCTTACACTGCCGATCAAAATCTGGTTGATGGTCCGCACAAAGATCTGCGTCGGGCCCGCACTGCCGCTCAAAATATTGTCCCAACCTCTACTGGTTCAGCTATTGCCGTAGCCAAAGTTATTCCGGCACTCCAAGGCAAGATGACTTCAGTTGCTTATCGCGTACCCACCCCCTGTGTTTCTATGATAGAATTTGTTGCCCAGATTGAAAAACCTGCTACCGTTGAACAAATTAACAATGCTTTTATTTCCGCCGCCAAAAAAGAATTGCTAGATATTCTTATGGTCACGAGCGATGAATTGGTTTCCTCGGATTTTATCGGCAACCCTTATTCCGCTATTGTTGATATGAAATTGACCGAATCCCTCGCTGGCAATCTAGTCAAGGTTGTGGCTTGGTATGATAACGAGTGGGGCTATTCTAATCGCTTGGTGGAATTGGCAGAGTCGATGTAA